A portion of the Eretmochelys imbricata isolate rEreImb1 chromosome 27, rEreImb1.hap1, whole genome shotgun sequence genome contains these proteins:
- the SCRN2 gene encoding secernin-2, giving the protein MAKQNRPAPSSCDCFVALPPATASRAVIFGKNSDRPRDEVQEVVYLPAATYARGAKLKCTYIEVEQAERTHAVILSRPAWLWGAEMGANEHGLCIGNEGVWTKEPVGEEEALLGMDLVRLGLERGSSAHEALQAITALLERYGQGGSCKEEPTPFVYHNTFLLADRSEAWVLETAGRYWAAQRIREGTRNISNQLSIGTDITAEHAGLRRHAQSQGWWSGDGEFSFSKVFSLTHQPVRMEAAKARFCAGKELLQQHAGRITVETIMDILRDKASGICVDSEGFCTTGSMVSILPQDPALPCVHFFTATPDPSRSVFKPFIFVANVTPVLKAMSPSFGDKDPVQKVPRFQSRVDRRHELYQAHQAALGLVETSQEQGQKLQQTMQDLERQGLEAMKEILAGGITLDPEELADLLFDCVDTEIKFYK; this is encoded by the exons ATGGCCAAGCAGAACCGCCCTGCGCCCTCCTCCTGCGACTGCTTCGTCGCCCTCCCTCCCGCCACCGCCTCCCGGGCCGTGATCTTTGGCAAAAATTCAGACCGGCCTAGAGATGAGGTCCAGGAAGTCGTCTATCTCCCTGCTGCAACCTATGCCAGGGGGGCAAAGCTCAAG TGTACGTACATAGAGGTTGAGCAGGCAGAGAGGACCCATGCGGTGATCCTGAGCCGTCCCGCCTGGCTGTGGGGCGCTGAGATGGGAGCCAATGAGCACGGCCTCTGCATTGGGAATGAAGGGGTGTGGACCAAGGAGCctgttggggaggaggaggccCTGCTGGGCATGGACTTGGTCAG GCTGGGTTTGGAGCGGGGCAGCTCGGCTCACGAAGCCCTGCAGGCCATCACGGCTTTGCTGGAGCGCTACGGCCAGGGTGGCAGCTGCAAGGAGGAGCCGACCCCTTTCGTTTATCACAACACCTTCCTGCTGGCGGACCGGAGCGAagcctgggtgctggagacagccGGCCGGTACTGGGCAGCCCAGAGGATCCGAG AAGGGACCCGGAATATCTCCAACCAGCTGAGCATCGGCACGGATATCACCGCCGAGCACGCGGGGCTGAGGCGCcatgcccagagccagggctggtgGAGCGGGGACGGGGAGTTCAGCTTCAGCAAGGTCTtctctctgacccaccagcccgtGCGGATGGAGGCGGCCAAGGCCCGGTTCTGCgctggcaaggagctgctgcagcagcatgcag GCCGCATCACGGTGGAGACCATCATGGACATCCTGCGGGACAAGGCCAGTGGGATCTGCGTGGACTCGGAGGGCTTCTGCACCACGGGGAGCATGGTGTCCATcctcccccaggaccccgccttgCCCTGCGTGCATTTCTTCACAGCCACTCCCGACCCCTCCAG GTCCGTATTCAAGCCCTTCATCTTCGTCGCCAACGTGACTCCAGTCCTAAAGGCAATGTCTCCGAGCTTTGGTGACAAGGACCCCGTCCAGAAGGTCCCTCGATTCCAGAGCAGAGTTGATCGGAGACATGAGCTCTACCAGGCACATCAGGCAGCACTGGGTCTCGTGGAGACTAGCCAG GAGCAAGGCCAGAAGCTCCAGCAAACCATGCAGGATCTGGagaggcagggcctggaggcCATGAAGGAAATCCTGGCCGGCGGTATCACTCTTGacccagaggagctggctgacCTCTTGTTTGACTGTGTGGACACAGAAATCAAGTTCTACAAATAA
- the LRRC46 gene encoding leucine-rich repeat-containing protein 46, whose amino-acid sequence MTGPRVPSLFRLANPPEARPRDLQQSPAGEGRSITNSLIARRNLSCPAEKETPESISKALASLLTIRLDRENICAISNLQSLREVRSLYLQQNQIETIENLSCLPNLRFLSLAGNRIRAVENLQDLQDLQFLDLSQNRIETLDPDELPWSLRILNFSGNRCTSQNGYRELLLGALPHLKKLDTQLIPSWRDPDPTEEEEEKGASDDSDSEEDDVPELTGPFCADKEFFMGLHQELVGRSQRRRQEALSEHQARLEELTERQRLMQPPGHLCPGSRVGHLAPSPAEEGAAGRRSPAPGLLEPHPKPKSGGSTRSGTARTGGQSKHRSRACLKPLKGEASTTVKTAARATKK is encoded by the exons ATGACT GGGCCACGTGTCCCCTCCCTCTTCAGGCTGGCGAACCCACCAGAGGCCAGGCCCAGGG ACCTTCAGCAGAGCccggcaggggaagggaggagcatCACCAACTCTCTCATCGCCCGGAGGAACCTGTCCTGCCCCGCAGAAAAAGAGACCCCAGAGAGCAT ATCCAAGGCCTTGGCGTCTCTGCTCACCATCCGCTTGGACAGGGAGAACATTTGCGCTATCAGCAACCTGCAGAGTCTGAGAGAGGTCCGCAGTCTCTACCTGCAACAG AACCAAATTGAGACCATTGAGAATCTCAGCTGCCTTCCCAACCTCCG GTTCCTCTCGCTGGCTGGAAACCGCATCCGTGCAGTGGAGAACCTCCAGGACCTCCAGGACCTGCAGTTCCTGGACCTGTCGCAGAACCGGATCGAGACACTGGACCCTG ATGAGCTGCCCTGGAGCCTCCGCATCCTGAACTTTTCAGGAAACAGATGCACCAGCCAAAATGGCTACAG AGAGTTGTTGCTCGGGGCCTTGCCCCATCTCAAGAAGTTGGACACCCAGCTTATCCCCAGCTGGAGGGACCCTGACCCaacggaggaggaggaagagaagggagctTCTGATGACAGTGACTCTGAGGAAGATGATGTCCCTGAGCTGACTGGTCCTTTCTGTGCAGACAAAG AGTTCTTTATGGGTCTCCACCAGGAGCTGGTTGGCCGCTCacagaggaggaggcaggaggcGCTGAGCGAACACCAGGCCCGGCTGGAGGAGCTCACAGAGCGCCAGAGACTGATGCAGCCGCCAGGACATCTGTGCCCAGGAAGCCGGGTGGGCCACCTGGCACCTAGCCCAGCggaggagggagctgcaggaaggagaTCGCCAGCCCCTGGGCTGCTTGAGCCGCACCCCAAACCCAAGTCAGGAGGCTCTACGAGGTCTGGCACCGCACGCACTGGCGGGCAGAGCAagcacaggagcagggcctgcctcaaGCCCCTGAAAGGGGAAGCTTCCACCACGGTTAAAACTGCAGCCAGAGCAACAAAGAAATGA